The segment TCAGGGCCAGCAGGGCGGCACCACCGTCACCCCGGCCTCCGACACCCGGGTGGCCACCGGCAGCACCGGCACCACGGCCACGACCACCACCACCGCCACGACCGGCGCCGGCAGCACCGCCGCGCAGCTCGCGTCCACCGGCACGGACGCCCCGGTCGGCTCGCTCGCGTTCGGCGGCGCCGCCGCGATCGCGCTCGGCGCCGGCGCCCTGGTGGTCACCCGCCGCCGCCGGGAATCCTGACCCACCGTCAGTTCCGTTGACGGCGGAACGAGTCGATCCGGCCGCCCTCGCGCACCCGCGAGGGCGGCCGGATCGCGTTGCGCGCCAACGGAACTGACGCCGGGGCATCGGCGTCACCGCGTCGACCAGCGCTTCTCGGATCGGCGGGCTGGCGGGAAATCATCTCCCTGTGCGACCCGGGAAGGTTCCGATACGATCGCCCGGTTCGACCCCGTCCGGGCCCGTCCCGTCCGGGTCGTTTTCGTACGATTTGCTTTCCATGGGGGAATCTTGAGCATTCGTCGTTCGATAGCCGCCGCCGTCTTCGTGGCCGCGGTCGCCGCGCCCACCGTGCTCGGTGCGGGCACCGCGATGGCCGAGACCGGCGCCGACCCGGTCGGCCAGTCCCAGCCGGACGCCGCACCCGCCGAGGCCGCGCCCGCGCCCGCGCCCGCCGAGGCCGCACCCGCCGAGGCCGCGCCCGCCGAGGCCGCACCCGCGCCTGCCGCGCCCGCGCCCGCCGCCGAACCCGCCGCGCGCGCCGCCGACTCGCCCTCGTCCGCCGCGTCCGGCTCCGGCTCGTCCTCGCCCGACCCGTCCCCCTCCCCGGACCCGACGCCGACCCCGGACCCGACGCCCAGCGGCGGCACCGAGACCCCGGACCCGGAGTTGGAGGCGCTGCGCGCCCGGCTGACGGCGGCGCTGGAGGAGCAGGGCCACACCCCCGAGTACTACGCGGCGGGCGAGGCGGTGAAGGACGGCACCAAGGAGCAGATCAAGAACGTCCTGGACGTCGAGCTGCCGCGGATCGTCGCGGCCGAGGCGGCGCAGAAGGAGCTCGACCAGGCCCGGGCCAAGGTCCGGAAGATCATCGACGAGAGCGGTCTGCCCGCGGTCCGCACGGCCGGCCAGAAGGCGCTCGACGGTGACCTGGCGGCGCTGAACCACTTCATCGACGTCGAGTACCCGGCGATCCTGGAGGACACCGAGCGGGCGGCGATCCAGCAGCTGCTGGCCACCCCCGGCATCGGCCCGAACGTGAAGAGCGCCGCGACGGCGGCGCTGGCCGGCGGCCTGGCCGAGATGAGGGACTTCCGGGCGAAGTTCCGCGACTACCTGCTGGCCGACCTGCAGGCGCAGATCGAGCAGGCCATCGCGCAGGGCGGGCCGGAGGTCCGGAAGGCCGCGCAGATCGCCAAGGACTCCGGCGACCCGGACACCATGTACGCGTTCCTGACCTCCGGCCTCCAGGCGGCCCGGGCCCGGGACGAGGCGGCCGGCCAGGGCAAGGACGACGGCCTGGGCGACCCGAGCATCCCGCAGCTGCCGTCCACCGGCTCGACCGGGGCGGGCAGCCTGACCGACGTCTCGCTGGACACCACGGGCAGCACGGGCACCACCACGACCACCACGGCCGACGGCAACACCACCGCGGACGCCACCGACCTGGCGGCCACCGGCACCGACGCCCCGATCGGCTCCCTGCTGGTCGGCGGCGCCACCGCGATCGCGCTCGGCGCGGGCACCCTGGTGCTCACCCGCCGCCGTCGCCAGGAGTCCTGACGCGCTGACGCCCTGACGCCGCGGCCCGCCTGGAGCCCCGACCGGGGCTCCAGGCGGGCCGCGCCGCGCCTGGCCCTACAGCCACCCCGCGCGCTTGAACAGCCGGTGCAGGCCCACGCAGACGCCCGCCATCACCAGCAGCACGGCGGGGTAGCCCCACGCCTGCCGAAGCTCCGGCATGTGCTCGAAGTTCATCCCGTAGATACCGGCGATCATGGTCGGCACGGCGGCCAGCGCGGCCCAGGCGGAGATCTTCCGCATGTCGTCGTTCTGCTGGACGCTGACCTGCGCCAGGTTGGCGGAGAGGATGTCGGACAGCAGCCGGTCCAGGCTCTCCACCACCTCGTTGACCTTCGCCAGGTGGTCCGCCACGTCCCGGAAGTACGGGCGCAGCGCGCCGGCCACGAACGGCACCCGCACCTCGTCGCCGGCCCGGGTCAGCCGCAGCGCGGGCTCCATCAGCGGGAAGGTCGCCTTGCGGAAGCCCACCACCTGCCGCTTGAAGCCGTAGATCCGCTCGGCCGCGCCGCGCGAGCGCCCGGGGGAGAAGATCTCCGCCTCCAGCTCGTCCAGGTCGGTCTGCAGTTCGGTGGCCACGTCCAGGTACTGGTCGACGACCAGGTCGCAGACCGCGTACAGCACCGCGGCGGGCCCGTGCGCGAGCAGTTCGGGCTGGGCCTCCAGCTCGGCCCGCAGGTCCTTGAGCGGGCTCTCCGGGCCGTGCCGGACGGTCATCACGTACGAGTCGCCCAGGAAGATCATCAGCTCGCCGATGGAGACGGTCTCGTGGTCCTGGTGGTACGCGGCGGTCTTCAGGACGGTGAACACCGAGTCCTGGTAGATGTCGACCTTCGGGCGCTGGTGCGCGGTGACCGCGTCCTCCACGGCCAGCGGGTGCAGGCCGAACTCGTCGGAGACGTGGTCGAACTCCTCCGTGGTGGGGTCCGCCAGGCCGATCCACAGGAAGCCGTTCCCGGCCGCGCGGACCTCCGCCAGGGCGTCCGAGAAGTCCTCGGGGCCCGGCACGCGCTTCCCGTCCCGGTAGATGCCGCAATCCACGATCATGCCCGCCATTGTGGCCCCAACCGGCGCCCCGCGGGGAGGTCCGGACCACGTACCCTTTCCGGTATGCCCACCCTGCTGCTCGTCCGCCACGGCCGGTCCACCGCCAACTCCGCCGGCATCCTGGCCGGCTGGACCCCCGGAATCGACCTGGACGACACCGGACGGGCCCAGGCCGCCGGCCTGCCCGAGCGGCTGGCCGGCCTGCCGATCGCCCGCCTGGTCAGCAGCCCGCTGGAGCGCTGCCGGCAGACCCTGGAGCCGCTGGCCGCCGCCCGCCCCGAGCTCGCCGCGCCCGAGCTGGACGAGCGGCTGGGGGAGTGCCACTACGGCGACTGGACCGGCCGCCCGCTGAGCGAGCTCGCCGAGGAGCCGCTCTGGCGCACCGTCCAGGACCACGCCTCGGCCGCCGCCTTCCCCGGTGGCGAGTCGCTGCGCGCGCTCAGCCACCGCACCGTCGACGCGGTCCGCGAGTGGAACGACAAGATCGCCGTCGACCACGGGCCGGACGCGCTCTGGGTCGCCGCCACCCACGGCGACGTGATCAAGGCGATCGTCGCCGACGCGCTCGGCCTGCACCTCGACCACTTCCAGCGGATCTCGGTCGAGCCCTGCTCGGTCACCGCGATCCGCTACACCCCGCACCGCCCCTACCTGCTCCGGCTGGGCGACACCGGCGCGCTCTCCGCGCTCGCCCCGCGCCCGCACGGGCACTCGGCGGGCGACGACGCGGTGGTCGGCGGCGACACGGGCGCCGACGCCGGCACCGGCACCGCCTGAGCCCCGCCGACGCCACCGCCAACGGCACCGCCAACTCTCCGAGTACGCACGGGAACCGAGCGTCCCGTGTGCCGCTCCGGGCCCGTTTGGCCGTAGGGTGAGATCGAGAAGACCGCAACCCCCCTCCGGAGCGAGCAGCGTGTCCCGTCAGGTCCACTTCTTCGACCAGCCCGAGCGCTTCGTGGCCGGCACCGTCGGCCAGCCCGGCGCCCGCGCGTTCTACCTGCAGGCCTCCTCGCGCGGCCGGATCACCAGCGTCCTGCTGGAGAAGACCCAGGTCGCCGCGCTCGCCGAGCGCATCGAGGAGGTCCTCGACGAGGCGCTGCGGCGCAGCGGCGGCGAGGCCCCGATCCCGGCGGTCGCCCCCGCCGAACTGCTCGACACCGCCCCGCTCGACCTGCCGCTGGAGCAGGAGTTCCGGGTCGGCACGATGGCGCTCGCCTGGGACGCCCGGGACGAGTGCCTGGTGGTCGAGGCGCAGGCGTACGTCGAGGAGGCCGAGGACGGCGAGGAGGTCGAGGTCTTCGACGACGACAACGGCCCCGACCTGCTGCGGGTCCGGCTCAGCGGCGCGATGGCCCGGGTGTTCGCCAAGCGCGCCCTGGACCTGGTCGCGTCCGGCCGCAAGCCCTGCCCGTTCTGCAACCTCCCGCTCGACCCGGAGGGCCACCTGTGCCCGCGCGCGAACGGCTACCGGCGCTGAACTCCGACCGGGCGGAAGAACGGGAGCGGGAGCAGCCGGTCGACGCCCCCGGCACCGACCCCGCCACCAGCGCCGCGCTCGCCGCCGACCCGGCCACCGCGCTGACCCTGCTGCGCGAGGGCGCGCTGGCCGTGCACGGCCGGGTCACCGACGCCTCCAACGCCGTCCTCTACTGCACGGCCACCCTGGACGGCCTGACCGCGCCCTGCGTCTACAAGCCGGTCTCGGGGGAGCGCCCGCTGTGGGACTTCCCGGACGGCACGCTGGCCGGCCGGGAGACCGCCGCGCACGAGGTCGCCGCCGCCACCGGCTGGCACCTCGTCCCGCCGACCCTGCTGCGCGAGGGCCCGGCCGGCCCCGGCATGGTCCAGCTCTGGATCGAGCCCGACCCGGCCGCGCCCGACCTGCTCGACCTCCAGCCGCTGGACGGCGGCCCCCGGCCGGGCTGGCTGCCGATCCTGAAGGCCGAACTGGACGGCGGCCGGCTCGCCTGGCTGGTGCACCGCGACGACGAGCGGCTGCGCCGCCTCGCCGTGCTGGACGCCGTCCTCAACAACGCCGACCGCAAGGGCGGCCACTGGCTGCCCGCCGCCGACGGCCGGGTCTACGGCATCGACCACGGCGTCACCTTCCACACCGACCCGAAGCTGCGCACCCTGCTCTGGGGCTGGGCCGGACAGCCGCTCACCGCCGAGGCGCTCGACGTCCTGGCCCGGCTCGCCGCCGACCTGGACGGCGGCCCGCTCGCCGACCGGCTGCGCCCGCACCTGACCGCCGCCGAACTGGCCGCGCTGCGGGCCCGGACGGCCGGGCTGCTGGCCGCCGGACGGCATCCCGTGCCGTCACCGGAGTGGCCTTCTATTCCCTGGCCGCCGGTCTGATACCGATCCGAAACCGAGGACGAATCGATTCAGGTCGATTGCGTCCAGAGGTTGGTCTTTCAAATGATCGCGAGGTTAGAGTCGGTCCCATGCATGCCTGGCCCGCCTCCGAGGTTCCCGCCCTGCCCGGTCAGGGGCTTCCCCTGCGCATTTACGACACCGCCACGAGCAGTGTCCGAGAGGTCGTGCCCACCGGGCCGACCGCCCGGCTCTACGTCTGCGGCATCACCCCCTACGACGCGACCCACCTGGGCCACGCAGCCACCTACACCACCTTCGACCTCGTCCAGCGGGTCTGGAAGGACGCCGGCCACGACGTCCTGTACGTCCAGAACGTGACCGACGTCGACGACCCGCTGCTGGAGCGGGCCGTCGCCACCGGCCAGGACTGGACGGTGCTCGCCGAGCGCGAGACCGCCCTGTTCCGCGAGGACATGACCGCGCTGCGGATGCTCCCGCCCGCGCACTACATCGGCGCCGTCGAGTCGATCCCGTGGATCGTCCCGCTGGTGCAGCGCCTGCTCGCCTCCGGCGCCGCCTACGAGGTCGACGGCGACGTCTACTTCTCCGTCGAGTCCGACCCCCGCTTCGGCGAGGTCTCCGGCCTCACCCGCGAGCAGATGCTCCCGGTCTTCGCCGAGCGCGGCGGCGACCCCGAGCGCCCCGGCAAGAAGAACCCGCTGGACGCGCTGCTCTGGCTCGCCGCCCGGCCCGGCGAACCCGCCTGGGAGACCGAGCTCGGCCACGGCCGCCCCGGCTGGCACATCGAGTGCGTCGCCATCGCCCTCCAGTTCCTGGGCATGGACTTCGACATCCAGGGCGGCGGCAGCGACCTGTCCTTCCCGCACCACGAGATGGGCGCCGCGCACGCCCAGGTCGCCCTCGGCGAGCACCCCTACGCCCGCGCGTACGTGCACGCCGGCATGGTCGGCCTGGACGGGCACAAGATGTCCAAGTCCCGCGGCAACCTGGTCTTCGTCTCGGCGCTGCGCCGTGACGGCGTCGACCCCGCCGCGATCCGGCTCGCCCTGCTCGCCCACCACTACCGCAGCGACTGGGAGTGGACCCCCGCCGACCTCGACACCGCGCTGACCCGCCTCGCCGCCTGGCGGGACGCGGTCTCCCGCCCGGACGGCCCCTCCGCCCAGGCCCTGCTGGCGGAGGTCCGCGCGGCCCTCGCCGACGACCTCGACGCCCCGGCCGCCCTGGCCGCCGTCGACCGCTGGGCGGCCGCCGCCCGGGCGGACGGCGGCGAGGACACCGGCGCCCCCGGCCTGGTCTCCCGGACGGTCGACGCCCTGCTCGGCGTCGCCCTCTGAACCGGCGGCGGCGGGCCTGAGAAACGGGACCGGCCCGGGGAGCGTCGTTCGCTCCCCGGGCCGGTCCCGTCGCGCGCGCCGGACCGCGCGGCTACTCCTCGTCGTCGTCCTTCGGCCGCTCGGTGGCGTGCCCGGTGATCGGCTTCTCGCCCTTCGGCCCCTGGTTGTCGCGCCGCCGCAGGTACCGCTCGAACTCCCGGGCGATCGCGTCGCCGGAGGCCTCCGGCAGCTCCGCGGTGTCCTGCGCCTCCTCCAACTGCTGGACGTACTCCGCGACTTCGGAGTCCTCCGCGGCGAGCTGGTCGACCCCGACCTGCCAGGCCCGGGCGTCGTCGGCGAGCTCGCCCGGCGGGATGCGCAGGTCCAGCAGGTCCTCGACCTTGTTGATCAGGGCGAGGGTGGCCTTCGGGTTGGGCGGCTGCGAGACGTAGTGCGGGACGGCGGCCCAGAAGGTCACCGCGGGCACCCCGGCGTGCGCGCAGGCCTCCTGGAGGACGCCCACGATGCCGGTGGGGCCCTCGTACCGGCTCTCCTCCAGGTCGAGCGAGCGGGCCACCGTCGGGTCCGAGGTGACGCCCGAGACCGGGACGGGCCGGGTGTGCGGGGTGTCGCCCAGCAGGGCGCCCAGGATGACGACCAGCTCCACGCCCAACTCGTGCGCGAAGCCCAGCAGTTCGTTGCAGTAGGAGCGCCAGCGCATGCTGGGCTCGATGCCCCGGACGAGCACCAGGTCGCGCGGCTTGGGGTCGGTCACCCGGACCACCGACAGCCGGGTGGTCGGCCAGGTGATCCGGCGGACCCCGCCGTCGAGCCAGATGGTGGGCCGATTGACCTGGAAGTCGTAGTAGTCCTCGGCGTCGAGCGCGGCGAACACCTTGCCGCCCCAGGTCTCGTCGAGGTGCCCGAGCGCGGCGGAGGCCGCGTCGCCGGCGTCGTTCCAGCCTTCGAAGGCGCAGATCATCACCGGGTCGATCAACTCGGGAAGGTCTTCCAGCTCGATCACCCGGCATCTCCCTCCGTCAGTGACGGGGGCTCTGCCGCCCCCGTGGTCCCTTACTGCCCAGCCTACGGGCATTGAATGCCCCCGCGGGCCGGGTGAGGTGCCCAAGCGTAGTGGTGTCAGTCGACGGGTTCGGCGCAGGCGACGACCACGTTCGCGGCGAGCGCGCCGGGCACGGCCGGCAGCTCGAAGGTCACGGTGGCCGCGTCCGGGCAGTCCGGCTTCTTCTCCTTGGTGCCGATCAGGGCCTTCGAGACGTACACCTTGTCGACCTGGTACTGCGGCGGGTGCTCGCCCCCGCCGTCGCAGCGCGTCTCCTGGGTGCCGCCGCGGTCGTCGGCGTACACGCAGTCGCCGACCACGATGCCGGTGCCGCCGCCCCCGCCCGGGTCGCCGGGGTGCGGGTCGCGCAGGTTGCGCAGGCAGGCCCAGGCGGAGCGGATCTTGCCGAGCTGGGGGACGACGGCGTTCTGCGTCAGGTCCAGGGCGACGTCGGTGCCCTCCGGGCAGTCCGCGCCCTGCGGGAGGACGGCGGCGATGCCGGACTGGGTGCCGCCGCGCCTGACCACCTTCGCCTCGGCCCGCGGCGAGTCGCACGGGACGGCCTCGTAGTGCGTCGCGCCCCCGGCGGTGCCCGCCAGCGCCCGGGCGCAGGAGCCTTCGGCGAAGTAGGCGTCGGTGAGCTCCCCGGCCTGCGGGTCGGCGCCGGAGCCCGGGGCGGGGCTCGCGGTCGGCGCGCGGTACGCCGCGCTCGGGGACGCGGTCGCGGGCGCGGCGCTGATGCCGGCGCCGGCGGGCGCGGTGGAGGACGCGGGCGCGGTGGAGGACGGGGGCGGCGCCGCGGCCGGCCGGCCGGCGGAGGAGCAGCCGGCCAGCAGCAGCCCGGCGGCGAGCAGCGCGAGCGCGCCGCCCGCGCGGCGGTGGCGGGTGCGGTGGCGGGCGCGGGCGCGGATGCGGGTGCGCGCCGCGCGGGGGCGGCCGAGGGTGCGCGTCATAGGTCTTCCGGCCCTTTCCGTGAGGGGGTCCGTGGGCAGGCTAACCGCCCAACCCGCCCTGGCGTGACGGGTTTTCGTCAAACCGGCCGCCCGGCCGGAGCACGCGGGAGCGGCGCTCCGGTGGCGCGCCCGTTCGCGATTCGCACGCGGAACCAGCAGGCTGGTGCGGGGAGCATCTGCCCCTTTTGTCGGAATTGCTCGGCATCGCGAGGAGAGTAAGGACATGAAGGCAGCCGTCGTCCGGGACTTCACCAAGCCGCTGGAGATCGAGGAGCGCGAGGTGCCGTCCCCGGAGCCGCACCAGGTGCTGGTGCGGATCGAGTGCTCCGGCCTGTGCCACACCGACATCCACGCCGCGCACGGCGACTGGCCGGTCAAGCCGTCCCCGCCGTTCGTGCCCGGCCACGAGGGCGTGGGCATCGTGGAGGCGGCCGGCGACCAGGTCCGGCACGTCAAGGTCGGCGAGCGGGTGGCGATCCCGTGGCTGGCCGACGCCTGCGGCCGGTGCGACTTCTGCGTGACCGGCTGGGAGACGCTCTGCCTCAGCCAGCACAACTCCGGCTACTCGGTGGACGGCGCGTACGCCCAGTACGCGCTGGCGCACGGCGACTACGTCGTCCCGGTGCCGGACGGCGTCGACCCGATGGACGCCGCCCCGCTGTCCTGCGCGGGCGTCACCACCTACAAGGCGGTCAAGCTCGCCGGCGCCCGGCCGGGCACCCGGGTGCTGATCTCCGGCATCGGCGGCCTCGGCCACCTGGCGCTGCAGTACGCCCGGATCTTCGGCGCCGAGACGGTCGCCGTCGACATCACCGACGAGAAGCTCAAGCTGGCCGAGGAACTCGGCGCCGACCACGTCATCGACGCCCGCACCCAGGACGTCGCGCACGAGGTGCAGAAGCTCGGCGGCGCGGACGCGGCGGTCTCGCTGGCCGTCTCCAACGCGTCGTTCCGGGCCGCCTACGACTCGCTGCGCCGCGGCGGCACGCTCGTCCTGGTCGCCCTGCCCGCCGAGGGCGAGCTGACCCTGCCGGTGTTCGACACGGTGCTGAACGGGACGAAGGTGATCGGCTCGATCGTCGGCACCCGGCAGGACCTGGCCGAGGTGTTCCGGCTGCACCAGCTGGGCCGGACGAAGGTGATCCGGGAGACCCGCAAGCTGGAGGACGTCAACACCTGCTTCGACGAGGTGCTGGGCGGCAAGGTCTCGGCCCGACTGGTGTTCGACATGCGCTGACGCCGCAAGCACCTGCGCAGCGCGGAGGACGGACCCGACCGGGTCCGTCCTCTTCTGCAAATTCACGCAAGCGGCTTGCGTTTTCTGTCGTACACTCGCCCCATGACACGACGACTCGCCGAGGTGGCGAAGAAGGTCGGAGTCAGCGAGGCGACGGTCAGCCGGGTGCTGAACGAGAAGCCCGGTGTCTCCGAAGCGACCAGGGCGGCCGTGCTCACCGCCCTCGACGTGCTCGGCTACGAGCGCCCCACCCAGCTGCGCGGCGAGCGGGCCCGGCTGATCGGGCTGGTGCTGCCGGAGCTGGGCAACCCGATCTTCCCGGCGTTCGCCGAGGCGGTGGGCGGCGCGCTGGCCGGGCAGGGGTTCACGCCGGTGCTGTGCACCCAGACCGCGGGCGGCGTCTCCGAGGCGGACTACGTCGACCTGCTGCTGGAGCAGCACGTCTCCGGCGTGGTCTTCTTCGGCGGCCTGTACGCGCAGGGCGACGCCCCGCACGACCACTACCAGCGGCTGGCCGAGCGCAGCCTGCCGACCGTGCTGCTGAACGCGGCCATCGACGACCTGGACTTCCCCCGGGTGTCCTGCGACGACGCGGTGGCGGTCGAGCAGGCCTTCGGCCACCTGCGCCAGCTCGGGCACACCAGGATCGGCCTGGTGCTCGGCCCGCTCGACCACATGCCCTCGCAGCGCAAGCTGGCCGCCGCCCGCGCGGTGGTCGCCAAGCTGGGCCTCGACCTGCCGGACGAGCACGTCGAGCGGGCGCTGTTCAGTCTGGAGGGCGGCCAGGCGGCCACCACCCGGCTGCTGCGCCAGGGCGTCACCGGCGTGGTCTGCGCGAGCGACCCGCTGGCGCTGGGCGCGGTCCGCGCGGTGCGCCGGGCCGGGCTCGCGGTGCCGGACGACGTCTCGGTGGTCGGCTACGACGACTCCTCGTTCATGATGTGCACCGACCCGCCGCTGACCACCGTCCGGCAGCCGATCGAGGCGATGGGCCGCGCGGTGGTGGACCTGCTGGTCGGCGAGATCGCCGGGGTCCGGGTCACCCACGACGAGCTGCTG is part of the Kitasatospora setae KM-6054 genome and harbors:
- a CDS encoding ALF repeat-containing protein, with product MSIRRSIAAAVFVAAVAAPTVLGAGTAMAETGADPVGQSQPDAAPAEAAPAPAPAEAAPAEAAPAEAAPAPAAPAPAAEPAARAADSPSSAASGSGSSSPDPSPSPDPTPTPDPTPSGGTETPDPELEALRARLTAALEEQGHTPEYYAAGEAVKDGTKEQIKNVLDVELPRIVAAEAAQKELDQARAKVRKIIDESGLPAVRTAGQKALDGDLAALNHFIDVEYPAILEDTERAAIQQLLATPGIGPNVKSAATAALAGGLAEMRDFRAKFRDYLLADLQAQIEQAIAQGGPEVRKAAQIAKDSGDPDTMYAFLTSGLQAARARDEAAGQGKDDGLGDPSIPQLPSTGSTGAGSLTDVSLDTTGSTGTTTTTTADGNTTADATDLAATGTDAPIGSLLVGGATAIALGAGTLVLTRRRRQES
- the corA gene encoding magnesium/cobalt transporter CorA, with amino-acid sequence MIVDCGIYRDGKRVPGPEDFSDALAEVRAAGNGFLWIGLADPTTEEFDHVSDEFGLHPLAVEDAVTAHQRPKVDIYQDSVFTVLKTAAYHQDHETVSIGELMIFLGDSYVMTVRHGPESPLKDLRAELEAQPELLAHGPAAVLYAVCDLVVDQYLDVATELQTDLDELEAEIFSPGRSRGAAERIYGFKRQVVGFRKATFPLMEPALRLTRAGDEVRVPFVAGALRPYFRDVADHLAKVNEVVESLDRLLSDILSANLAQVSVQQNDDMRKISAWAALAAVPTMIAGIYGMNFEHMPELRQAWGYPAVLLVMAGVCVGLHRLFKRAGWL
- a CDS encoding histidine phosphatase family protein, giving the protein MPTLLLVRHGRSTANSAGILAGWTPGIDLDDTGRAQAAGLPERLAGLPIARLVSSPLERCRQTLEPLAAARPELAAPELDERLGECHYGDWTGRPLSELAEEPLWRTVQDHASAAAFPGGESLRALSHRTVDAVREWNDKIAVDHGPDALWVAATHGDVIKAIVADALGLHLDHFQRISVEPCSVTAIRYTPHRPYLLRLGDTGALSALAPRPHGHSAGDDAVVGGDTGADAGTGTA
- a CDS encoding DUF3090 domain-containing protein, which gives rise to MSRQVHFFDQPERFVAGTVGQPGARAFYLQASSRGRITSVLLEKTQVAALAERIEEVLDEALRRSGGEAPIPAVAPAELLDTAPLDLPLEQEFRVGTMALAWDARDECLVVEAQAYVEEAEDGEEVEVFDDDNGPDLLRVRLSGAMARVFAKRALDLVASGRKPCPFCNLPLDPEGHLCPRANGYRR
- a CDS encoding SCO1664 family protein; the protein is MPARERLPALNSDRAEEREREQPVDAPGTDPATSAALAADPATALTLLREGALAVHGRVTDASNAVLYCTATLDGLTAPCVYKPVSGERPLWDFPDGTLAGRETAAHEVAAATGWHLVPPTLLREGPAGPGMVQLWIEPDPAAPDLLDLQPLDGGPRPGWLPILKAELDGGRLAWLVHRDDERLRRLAVLDAVLNNADRKGGHWLPAADGRVYGIDHGVTFHTDPKLRTLLWGWAGQPLTAEALDVLARLAADLDGGPLADRLRPHLTAAELAALRARTAGLLAAGRHPVPSPEWPSIPWPPV
- the mshC gene encoding cysteine--1-D-myo-inosityl 2-amino-2-deoxy-alpha-D-glucopyranoside ligase, giving the protein MHAWPASEVPALPGQGLPLRIYDTATSSVREVVPTGPTARLYVCGITPYDATHLGHAATYTTFDLVQRVWKDAGHDVLYVQNVTDVDDPLLERAVATGQDWTVLAERETALFREDMTALRMLPPAHYIGAVESIPWIVPLVQRLLASGAAYEVDGDVYFSVESDPRFGEVSGLTREQMLPVFAERGGDPERPGKKNPLDALLWLAARPGEPAWETELGHGRPGWHIECVAIALQFLGMDFDIQGGGSDLSFPHHEMGAAHAQVALGEHPYARAYVHAGMVGLDGHKMSKSRGNLVFVSALRRDGVDPAAIRLALLAHHYRSDWEWTPADLDTALTRLAAWRDAVSRPDGPSAQALLAEVRAALADDLDAPAALAAVDRWAAAARADGGEDTGAPGLVSRTVDALLGVAL
- a CDS encoding PAC2 family protein, with protein sequence MIELEDLPELIDPVMICAFEGWNDAGDAASAALGHLDETWGGKVFAALDAEDYYDFQVNRPTIWLDGGVRRITWPTTRLSVVRVTDPKPRDLVLVRGIEPSMRWRSYCNELLGFAHELGVELVVILGALLGDTPHTRPVPVSGVTSDPTVARSLDLEESRYEGPTGIVGVLQEACAHAGVPAVTFWAAVPHYVSQPPNPKATLALINKVEDLLDLRIPPGELADDARAWQVGVDQLAAEDSEVAEYVQQLEEAQDTAELPEASGDAIAREFERYLRRRDNQGPKGEKPITGHATERPKDDDEE
- the adhP gene encoding alcohol dehydrogenase AdhP → MKAAVVRDFTKPLEIEEREVPSPEPHQVLVRIECSGLCHTDIHAAHGDWPVKPSPPFVPGHEGVGIVEAAGDQVRHVKVGERVAIPWLADACGRCDFCVTGWETLCLSQHNSGYSVDGAYAQYALAHGDYVVPVPDGVDPMDAAPLSCAGVTTYKAVKLAGARPGTRVLISGIGGLGHLALQYARIFGAETVAVDITDEKLKLAEELGADHVIDARTQDVAHEVQKLGGADAAVSLAVSNASFRAAYDSLRRGGTLVLVALPAEGELTLPVFDTVLNGTKVIGSIVGTRQDLAEVFRLHQLGRTKVIRETRKLEDVNTCFDEVLGGKVSARLVFDMR
- a CDS encoding LacI family DNA-binding transcriptional regulator, with the protein product MTRRLAEVAKKVGVSEATVSRVLNEKPGVSEATRAAVLTALDVLGYERPTQLRGERARLIGLVLPELGNPIFPAFAEAVGGALAGQGFTPVLCTQTAGGVSEADYVDLLLEQHVSGVVFFGGLYAQGDAPHDHYQRLAERSLPTVLLNAAIDDLDFPRVSCDDAVAVEQAFGHLRQLGHTRIGLVLGPLDHMPSQRKLAAARAVVAKLGLDLPDEHVERALFSLEGGQAATTRLLRQGVTGVVCASDPLALGAVRAVRRAGLAVPDDVSVVGYDDSSFMMCTDPPLTTVRQPIEAMGRAVVDLLVGEIAGVRVTHDELLFEPELVVRGSTAPARERSRPGE